Proteins co-encoded in one Streptomyces sp. NBC_01283 genomic window:
- a CDS encoding 3-oxoacyl-ACP reductase, translating to MSENICRRLVGRTAVITGAGSGIGLATARRLASEGAHVVCGDIDESAGKAAADEVGGTFVKVDVTDAEQVDALFKTAYDTYGSVDIAFNNAGISPPDDDSILDTGLEAWKRVQEVNLTSVYLCCKAAIPYMRRQGKGSIINTASFVARMGAATSQISYTASKGGVLAMSRELGVQFAREGIRVNALCPGPVNTPLLQELFAKDPERAARRLVHIPVGRFAEADELAAAVAFLASDDSSFVNATDFLVDGGISGAYVTPV from the coding sequence ATGTCAGAAAACATCTGCCGCCGCCTCGTGGGCCGCACCGCCGTCATCACCGGCGCCGGCAGCGGCATCGGCCTCGCCACCGCGCGCCGCCTCGCGTCCGAGGGCGCGCACGTCGTCTGCGGGGACATCGACGAGAGTGCGGGCAAGGCCGCAGCCGACGAGGTCGGCGGGACCTTCGTCAAGGTCGACGTCACCGACGCCGAGCAGGTCGACGCGCTCTTCAAGACCGCGTACGACACCTATGGCTCGGTCGACATCGCCTTCAACAACGCGGGCATCTCGCCGCCCGACGACGACTCCATCCTGGACACGGGCCTGGAGGCCTGGAAGCGCGTCCAGGAGGTCAACCTCACCTCCGTGTACCTGTGCTGCAAGGCCGCCATCCCCTACATGCGGCGCCAGGGCAAGGGCTCCATCATCAACACCGCGTCGTTCGTGGCGAGGATGGGCGCGGCGACGTCCCAGATCTCGTACACGGCGTCCAAGGGCGGCGTCCTCGCCATGTCCCGCGAGCTGGGCGTGCAGTTCGCCCGCGAGGGCATCCGCGTGAACGCCCTGTGCCCCGGCCCGGTCAACACCCCGCTCCTCCAGGAGCTCTTCGCCAAGGACCCCGAGCGGGCCGCGCGCCGCCTCGTCCACATCCCCGTGGGCCGCTTCGCCGAGGCCGACGAGCTCGCCGCCGCGGTGGCGTTCCTCGCCAGCGACGACTCCTCGTTCGTGAACGCCACCGACTTCCTCGTCGACGGCGGCATCTCGGGCGCCTACGTCACGCCCGTGTAG
- a CDS encoding aldehyde dehydrogenase has product MPDAQNLEALNLEVLNPATEEVIATVPAATPQDVDAAVVRASAAQAKWATAAPADRARLLRRFAVAVDDHLEELAQLEVREAGHVIGNARWEAGNVRDLLDFAAGGVERLSGRQIPVPGGLNVTILEPLGVVGVIAPWNFPMPIAAWGTAPALAAGNAVILKPAETTPLTALRLAELALEAGLPEGLFQVLPGAGAVAGNALVEHPGVAKIVFTGSTGVGKQIMAKCAARVKRVTLELGGKSPNIVFADADVEAAALATPMSYLDNSGQDCCARTRILVQRSVYDRFLEIVRPAVESVVVGDPSDEKTQMGPLISKSQLERVRSYVPSGTGIHGAAPEGPGFWFPPTLLTDVDPASPVATEEVFGPVAVVLPFDDEADAIRLANATEYGLSGSIWTRDVGRALRVSGAVQAGNLSVNSHSSVRYWTPFGGYKQSGLGRELGPDALAAFTETKNVFISTASTESTEA; this is encoded by the coding sequence TTGCCCGACGCACAGAACCTCGAAGCACTGAACCTCGAAGTACTGAACCCGGCGACCGAAGAGGTCATCGCGACCGTCCCCGCCGCCACGCCCCAGGACGTCGACGCGGCCGTCGTGCGCGCGAGCGCCGCACAGGCGAAGTGGGCCACCGCTGCCCCCGCCGACCGCGCCCGTCTGCTGCGCCGCTTCGCGGTGGCCGTCGACGACCACCTCGAAGAGCTGGCCCAGTTGGAGGTGCGCGAGGCCGGTCACGTCATCGGCAACGCGCGCTGGGAGGCCGGCAACGTCCGCGATCTCCTGGACTTCGCCGCGGGGGGAGTGGAGAGGCTGAGCGGCCGTCAGATCCCGGTACCCGGCGGCCTGAACGTCACGATCCTCGAACCCCTCGGGGTCGTCGGCGTCATCGCCCCCTGGAACTTCCCGATGCCGATCGCCGCCTGGGGCACCGCCCCGGCGCTCGCGGCCGGCAACGCGGTCATCCTGAAGCCCGCCGAGACGACACCGCTCACCGCGCTCCGGCTCGCCGAACTCGCCCTGGAAGCAGGCCTCCCCGAAGGTCTCTTCCAGGTCCTGCCCGGCGCGGGCGCCGTCGCGGGCAACGCCCTGGTCGAGCATCCCGGCGTCGCCAAGATCGTGTTCACCGGCTCCACGGGCGTCGGCAAGCAGATCATGGCCAAGTGCGCCGCCCGCGTGAAGCGCGTGACGCTCGAACTCGGCGGCAAGAGCCCGAACATCGTCTTCGCCGACGCGGACGTGGAGGCCGCCGCCCTCGCCACGCCCATGTCGTACCTCGACAACTCCGGCCAGGACTGCTGCGCCCGCACCCGCATCCTCGTCCAGCGATCGGTCTACGACCGCTTCCTGGAGATCGTGCGGCCCGCGGTCGAGTCGGTCGTCGTCGGTGACCCGTCCGACGAGAAGACCCAGATGGGTCCGCTGATCTCGAAGTCGCAGCTGGAGCGCGTGCGCTCGTACGTACCGTCCGGCACCGGAATCCACGGCGCGGCCCCCGAGGGCCCCGGCTTCTGGTTCCCGCCGACGCTCCTCACCGACGTCGACCCCGCGTCGCCGGTGGCGACGGAGGAGGTCTTCGGGCCGGTCGCCGTCGTCCTCCCCTTCGATGACGAGGCCGACGCCATCCGCCTCGCCAACGCGACCGAGTACGGCCTCTCCGGCTCCATCTGGACGCGTGACGTGGGCCGTGCGCTGCGGGTCTCGGGAGCCGTCCAGGCCGGGAACCTCTCCGTCAACTCGCATTCCAGCGTGCGCTATTGGACCCCGTTCGGGGGTTACAAGCAGTCCGGGCTCGGCCGTGAACTCGGCCCGGACGCGCTCGCCGCCTTCACGGAAACCAAGAACGTCTTCATCAGCACGGCAAGCACCGAAAGCACGGAGGCCTGA
- a CDS encoding glutamine synthetase family protein, with protein MADRTPPLGIEELRALVTSGEIDTVVLAFPDMQGRLQGKRFAAQFFLDDVLEHGTEGCNYLLAVDAEMNTVEGYAMSSWDRGYGDFAMHPDLSTLRRVPWNEGTAMLIADLAWNDSSPVVAAPRQILRRQLDRLAELGYTANVGTELEFIVFKDTYEQAWDAGYKALTPANQYNIDYSVLGTGRIEPLLRRIRNEMAAAGLVVESAKGECNPGQHEIVFRYDDALVTCDQHAIYKTGAKEIASQEGVSLTFMAKYNEAEGNSCHIHLSLADADGTNAMAGDGPGGMSPVMRHFLAGQLTALREFSLLYAPNINSYKRFRPGSFAPTAAAWGYDNRTCALRVVGHGRSMRFENRLPGGDVNPHLAVAGLVAAGLHGIEQKLELPEECTGNAYTGDYAHVPTTLREAAELWENSAIAKAAFGDEVVAHYSNMARVELDAFDSAVTDWELRRSFERM; from the coding sequence CGGCTGCAGGGCAAGCGGTTCGCCGCCCAGTTCTTCCTGGACGACGTCCTGGAGCACGGCACGGAGGGCTGCAACTACCTCCTGGCCGTCGACGCGGAGATGAACACCGTCGAGGGCTACGCCATGTCCTCCTGGGACCGCGGCTACGGCGACTTCGCCATGCACCCGGACCTCAGCACCCTGCGCCGTGTCCCCTGGAACGAAGGCACCGCGATGCTCATCGCGGACCTGGCCTGGAACGACTCCTCGCCCGTCGTGGCCGCGCCCCGCCAGATCCTGCGCCGCCAGCTCGACCGGCTGGCCGAGCTCGGCTACACCGCCAACGTCGGTACGGAGCTCGAGTTCATCGTCTTCAAGGACACGTACGAGCAGGCCTGGGACGCGGGCTACAAGGCCCTGACCCCGGCCAACCAGTACAACATCGACTACTCGGTGCTCGGCACGGGACGCATCGAGCCGCTCCTGCGCCGCATCCGCAACGAGATGGCCGCGGCCGGACTGGTCGTCGAGTCGGCCAAGGGCGAGTGCAACCCGGGCCAGCACGAGATCGTGTTCCGCTACGACGACGCCCTCGTCACCTGCGACCAGCACGCCATCTACAAGACCGGCGCCAAGGAGATCGCGTCCCAGGAGGGTGTCTCGCTCACCTTCATGGCCAAGTACAACGAGGCCGAGGGCAACTCCTGTCACATCCACCTCTCCCTCGCGGACGCGGACGGCACCAACGCCATGGCCGGTGACGGACCCGGTGGCATGTCGCCCGTCATGCGGCACTTCCTGGCCGGACAGCTCACGGCGCTCCGCGAGTTCTCGCTGCTCTACGCGCCCAACATCAACTCCTACAAGCGGTTCCGGCCCGGCTCGTTCGCGCCGACCGCCGCCGCCTGGGGCTACGACAACCGCACCTGCGCGCTGCGCGTGGTCGGCCACGGCCGCTCGATGCGCTTCGAGAACCGCCTCCCCGGCGGCGACGTGAACCCGCACCTCGCGGTCGCCGGACTCGTGGCCGCGGGGCTGCACGGCATAGAGCAGAAGCTCGAACTGCCCGAGGAGTGCACGGGCAACGCCTACACCGGCGACTACGCACACGTCCCCACCACTCTGCGCGAGGCCGCCGAGCTCTGGGAGAACAGCGCCATCGCCAAGGCCGCCTTCGGCGACGAGGTGGTCGCGCACTACAGCAACATGGCGCGGGTCGAGCTGGACGCCTTCGACTCCGCGGTGACCGACTGGGAGCTCCGCCGCTCCTTCGAACGCATGTGA